A window of Aeromicrobium sp. Root236 contains these coding sequences:
- a CDS encoding TIGR03842 family LLM class F420-dependent oxidoreductase: protein MDFGVVLQTNPPAWRTVQLAKLSEAHGFDYVWTFDSHILWQEPYVIYSAILAETKRIVVGPMVTNPATRDWTVTASVFATLNEMYGNRTVCGIGRGDSAVRVTNGKPSTLKEVREATHVIRELGSGRAVDYKGSTLRFPWTTNTSLEVWIAAYGPLALKAAGEVGDGFILQLADVDITKWMIQTVRDAAANVGRDPDSLEFCIAAPMYIGDDWAHMRDQCRWFGGMVGNHVADIVEKYGADGSVPQALTDYIKGREGYDYNEHGRAGNTHAEFVPDEIVDRFCLLGTVEDHVAKLKALQEVGVTQFAGYLQHDNKEETLRVYGESVIPQIREHVTAKA from the coding sequence ATGGATTTCGGAGTCGTACTCCAGACCAACCCGCCCGCGTGGCGCACGGTGCAGCTCGCCAAGCTCTCCGAGGCGCACGGCTTCGACTACGTGTGGACGTTCGACAGCCACATCCTGTGGCAGGAGCCCTACGTCATCTACAGCGCGATCCTCGCCGAGACCAAGCGGATCGTCGTCGGCCCGATGGTGACCAACCCGGCGACGCGTGACTGGACCGTCACGGCGTCGGTGTTCGCGACGCTCAACGAGATGTACGGCAACCGCACCGTGTGCGGCATCGGCCGGGGCGACTCGGCCGTACGCGTGACGAACGGCAAGCCGTCGACGCTCAAGGAGGTCCGCGAGGCGACGCACGTGATCCGCGAGCTCGGCAGCGGCCGCGCGGTCGACTACAAGGGCTCGACCCTGCGGTTCCCGTGGACGACGAACACGTCGCTCGAGGTGTGGATCGCGGCGTACGGCCCGTTGGCGCTCAAGGCCGCCGGCGAGGTCGGCGACGGGTTCATCCTGCAGCTCGCCGACGTCGACATCACGAAGTGGATGATCCAGACCGTCCGCGACGCGGCGGCCAACGTCGGCCGTGACCCCGACTCGTTGGAGTTCTGCATCGCCGCGCCGATGTACATCGGCGACGACTGGGCGCACATGCGCGATCAGTGCCGCTGGTTCGGCGGCATGGTCGGCAACCACGTCGCCGACATCGTCGAGAAGTACGGGGCGGACGGCTCGGTGCCGCAGGCGCTGACCGACTACATCAAGGGTCGCGAGGGCTACGACTACAACGAGCACGGCCGCGCCGGCAACACGCACGCGGAGTTCGTGCCCGACGAGATCGTCGACCGATTCTGCCTGCTCGGCACCGTCGAGGACCACGTCGCCAAGCTCAAGGCGCTCCAGGAGGTCGGCGTGACGCAGTTCGCGGGCTACCTCCAGCACGACAACAAGGAGGAGACCCTCAGGGTCTACGGCGAGTCGGTCATCCCGCAGATCCGCGAGCACGTGACGGCGAAGGCGTGA
- the hydA gene encoding dihydropyrimidinase, which translates to MATTLITGGTVVTATGRSAADVLVDGEVIVGVLAPGSTLLGSDLARTVDTVIDATGKYVIPGGIDAHTHMELPFGGTAASDTFETGTRAAAWGGTTMIIDFAVQTYGQQVMDGLATWHDKARGNCAIDYGFHQIIGDVNADSLKAMDGLVDEGITSFKLFMAYPGVFYSDDAQILRAMQTSAETGLMTMMHAENGPAIDVLVEQLLAQGKTDPYYHGIARAWQMEEEATHRAIMLANLTGAPLYVVHVSAKQAVEQLAAARDNGQNVFGETCPQYLYLSLEEQLGAPGFEGAKWVCSTPLRSRAEGHQDHMWQSLRTNDIQMVSTDHCPFCMKDQKELGLGDFSKIPNGIGSVEHRMDLMYQGVVSGQITLERWVEITSTTPARMFGLYGKKGVIAPGADADIVIYDPNGHTSIGYEKTHHMNMDHSAWEGFEIDGHVDTVMSRGTVVVDDNAYVGTKGHGQFVKRDLSQYLI; encoded by the coding sequence ATGGCAACCACACTCATCACCGGCGGCACGGTCGTCACCGCGACGGGCCGCTCCGCGGCGGACGTCCTCGTCGACGGCGAGGTCATCGTCGGCGTGCTGGCGCCCGGGTCCACCCTGCTGGGCAGCGACCTGGCACGCACGGTCGACACCGTGATCGACGCGACCGGCAAGTACGTCATCCCCGGCGGCATCGACGCGCACACGCACATGGAGCTCCCGTTCGGTGGCACCGCGGCGTCCGACACGTTCGAGACCGGCACCCGCGCCGCCGCGTGGGGTGGCACGACGATGATCATCGACTTCGCCGTGCAGACGTACGGGCAGCAGGTCATGGACGGCCTCGCGACGTGGCACGACAAGGCACGCGGCAACTGCGCGATCGACTACGGCTTCCACCAGATCATCGGCGACGTCAACGCCGACTCGCTCAAGGCGATGGACGGCCTGGTCGACGAGGGCATCACGAGCTTCAAGCTGTTCATGGCCTATCCAGGGGTGTTCTACTCCGACGACGCGCAGATCCTCCGGGCCATGCAGACGTCGGCCGAGACCGGCCTCATGACGATGATGCATGCCGAGAACGGGCCCGCGATCGACGTGCTCGTCGAGCAGCTCCTGGCCCAGGGCAAGACCGATCCGTACTACCACGGCATCGCCCGCGCGTGGCAGATGGAGGAGGAGGCGACGCACCGCGCGATCATGCTCGCCAACCTCACCGGAGCGCCGCTGTACGTCGTGCACGTCAGCGCCAAGCAGGCCGTCGAGCAGCTCGCCGCGGCCCGTGACAACGGGCAGAACGTGTTCGGCGAGACATGTCCCCAGTACCTCTACCTGTCGCTCGAGGAGCAGCTCGGCGCGCCGGGCTTCGAGGGCGCCAAGTGGGTGTGCTCGACGCCGCTGCGGTCCCGCGCGGAGGGCCACCAGGACCACATGTGGCAGAGCCTGCGGACCAACGACATCCAGATGGTCTCGACCGACCACTGCCCGTTCTGCATGAAGGACCAGAAGGAGCTCGGCCTGGGCGACTTCTCCAAGATCCCCAACGGCATCGGGTCCGTCGAGCACCGCATGGACCTCATGTACCAAGGCGTCGTCAGCGGCCAGATCACGCTCGAGCGGTGGGTCGAGATCACCTCGACGACGCCGGCCCGGATGTTCGGCCTCTACGGCAAGAAGGGCGTCATCGCGCCCGGTGCCGACGCCGACATCGTGATCTACGACCCCAACGGTCACACGTCGATCGGCTACGAGAAGACGCACCACATGAACATGGACCACTCCGCGTGGGAGGGCTTCGAGATCGACGGGCACGTCGACACCGTCATGTCGCGCGGCACGGTCGTCGTGGACGACAACGCGTACGTCGGCACCAAGGGCCATGGCCAGTTCGTCAAGCGCGACCTGTCCCAGTACCTCATCTAG
- a CDS encoding nitrilase-related carbon-nitrogen hydrolase — MTVIRAAITQTTWTGDKESMLDKHEQFARDAKADGAQVICFQELFYGPYFGITEDKKYYRYAEPADGPIVQRFAALAKELSMVMILPIYEEDITGVYYNTSVIVEADGTILGKYRKHHLPHLDRFWEKFYFRPGNLGYPVFDTSVGKIGMYICYDRHFPEGWRELGLNGAHIVFNPNATKPGLSNRLWEVEGPCAAVANGYFVLQPNRVGREDNEYGELAVDFYGTSQVIDPRGNFVGERGSGTDEEILVRDLEMDMVQEMRDDWQFYRDRRPDSYTLIAKP, encoded by the coding sequence GTGACGGTCATCAGAGCCGCGATCACGCAGACGACGTGGACGGGCGACAAGGAGTCGATGCTCGACAAGCACGAGCAGTTCGCGCGCGACGCCAAGGCCGACGGGGCGCAGGTCATCTGCTTCCAGGAGCTGTTCTACGGGCCCTACTTCGGCATCACCGAGGACAAGAAGTACTACCGCTACGCCGAGCCGGCCGACGGCCCCATCGTGCAGCGCTTCGCGGCGCTCGCCAAGGAGCTGTCGATGGTCATGATCCTGCCGATCTACGAGGAGGACATCACCGGCGTCTACTACAACACCTCGGTGATCGTCGAGGCCGACGGCACGATCCTCGGCAAGTACCGCAAGCACCACCTCCCGCACCTCGACCGGTTCTGGGAGAAGTTCTACTTCCGTCCCGGCAACCTGGGCTACCCGGTCTTCGACACGTCGGTCGGCAAGATCGGCATGTACATCTGCTACGACCGGCACTTCCCGGAGGGCTGGCGCGAGCTGGGCCTCAACGGCGCTCACATCGTCTTCAACCCCAACGCCACCAAGCCGGGCCTGAGCAACCGCCTGTGGGAGGTCGAGGGGCCGTGCGCAGCGGTCGCCAACGGCTACTTCGTGCTCCAGCCCAACCGGGTCGGCCGGGAGGACAACGAGTACGGCGAGCTCGCCGTCGACTTCTACGGCACGAGCCAGGTCATCGACCCGCGCGGCAACTTCGTCGGCGAGCGGGGCTCGGGCACCGACGAGGAGATCCTCGTCCGCGACCTCGAGATGGACATGGTGCAGGAGATGCGCGACGACTGGCAGTTCTATCGCGACCGCCGTCCCGACTCCTACACCTTGATCGCCAAGCCGTAA
- a CDS encoding YafY family protein, whose translation MTNPSARLLQLLNLLQSRTRWPGPELAARMGVSVRTLRYDIAKLRDLGYEVQSESGVVGGYALQAGSTLPPFLLEDDEAVAMAIGLRLAAGGTAGVGEAAVTALVKLEQVLPWRLRGRMSTLRNFTETTSRGGPVTAPEDVVFLAGACRDRRRVRFDYADRKGNTTQRDVEPYRLVQSGGRWYLQALDPERADWRHFRLDRMTIKQPAGARFQPRVAPPSEALLESIDAMYRRHWADAMVAAPADVVSARLPAVVPVEAVDDKRCRVRATGDTADTVATNLLLIGQDFVVEDASPDVVDALNVLADRIASAVRSPRNDAD comes from the coding sequence ATGACGAATCCATCTGCCCGGCTCCTGCAGCTGCTCAACCTGCTCCAGTCGCGTACGCGCTGGCCCGGACCCGAGCTGGCGGCGCGCATGGGGGTGAGCGTGCGAACGCTGCGCTATGACATCGCCAAGCTGCGTGATCTCGGCTACGAGGTGCAGTCCGAGTCCGGGGTGGTCGGTGGCTACGCCCTTCAGGCCGGCAGCACCCTGCCGCCGTTCCTGTTGGAGGACGACGAGGCGGTCGCCATGGCGATCGGGCTCCGGCTCGCGGCTGGGGGCACCGCCGGAGTGGGTGAAGCCGCGGTGACAGCGCTCGTGAAGCTCGAGCAGGTGCTGCCGTGGCGGCTTCGCGGCCGCATGAGCACCCTGCGGAACTTCACCGAGACGACGAGCCGGGGTGGGCCGGTGACCGCGCCGGAAGACGTGGTGTTCCTGGCGGGCGCGTGCCGGGACCGACGACGGGTCAGGTTCGACTATGCGGACCGCAAGGGCAACACGACGCAGCGGGACGTCGAGCCCTACCGGTTGGTGCAGTCCGGTGGCCGGTGGTACCTGCAGGCACTCGATCCCGAGCGGGCCGACTGGCGTCACTTCCGGCTTGACCGGATGACCATCAAGCAACCGGCAGGCGCGCGATTCCAGCCGCGAGTCGCGCCGCCCTCCGAAGCACTGCTTGAGAGCATCGACGCGATGTACCGGCGGCACTGGGCCGACGCCATGGTCGCCGCGCCGGCGGATGTCGTCAGCGCTCGGCTGCCGGCGGTCGTGCCGGTGGAGGCCGTGGACGACAAACGGTGTCGCGTGCGAGCCACCGGCGACACGGCCGACACCGTGGCGACGAACCTCTTGCTCATCGGCCAGGACTTCGTCGTGGAGGACGCGAGCCCGGATGTCGTCGACGCCCTCAACGTCCTCGCAGACCGGATCGCGTCCGCCGTCAGGAGCCCCCGAAACGACGCTGACTGA